The Takifugu rubripes chromosome 3, fTakRub1.2, whole genome shotgun sequence genome contains a region encoding:
- the stat6 gene encoding signal transducer and activator of transcription 6 isoform X1 yields the protein MTQWVNMSQLLPFLPDQTINDLYPPTTFPIEARHFLAEWVESQRWEDFTLDNVEQKTQAEILFNEALRMLQSMAHQNTNVVDRMKLMQISRNMAVCHQPLEFAVMVRNILRNESAMISMNTQIPAPEPTLPSMQDVDHLVLKVLDVQDTRQKMHQLQEELNWEKHNCESFQGPQQHNGLDQRMAEIQKVQSKIQQLDYNLKSMATKRFQLLKECINCLDQCQSRLISRLKLWRWEQHKATIGHPFDDNLNPLQTWCEQLLGVNGKLRQELMLIGEPIPELQERLGHLLQVLIQSSLVVEKQPPQVIKTQSKFSTTVRYLLGEKIAPGKPVVLKAQIINESQAKNQGSLPGDTVGELINNTAILEHNTASKSTCATFRNMSIKKIKRADRKGTESVTEEKFALIFSTEITITGCDTPYRIQMISLPLVVIVHGSQDNNALATIIWDCAFCELDRVPFVVPEYVPWRKMYNTLNSKFTSEVQTKHNLDKCNQHFLAQKIFDKPDYNGDFSNMMVSWAQFNKEVLPGRMFTFWQWFEGVMELTKKHLRTYWSEKLIFGFIGKQHLHLILKDKPNGTFLLRFSDSEIGGITIAYVSTADNGGLKIQNIQPFTKRDLEIRSLGDRILDINHITHLYPNCPKHEVFQKFYTEPQASPSGGYIPVSLQTKVGTEAASTTHQTPSMAGVCPSPSMVCPSPSMAGVCPSPSMAGVCPSPSMAGVNPSSSMTVAGDTSPSSVGYPLNQFQQQQYNHQDSLHPDMDVAASPPVEFLPVLPTDNMDNMDLDIESFLQDNTWREPDI from the exons ATGACTCAGTGGGTGAACATGTCGCAGTTGCTACCATTTCTGCCCGATCAGACCATCAACGACCTTTATCCCCCGACTACTTTTCCCATCGAAGCCCGACACTTCCTGGCAGAATGGGTCGAGAGCCAAAGATG GGAAGACTTTACGTTGGATAATGTGGAGCAGAAAACCCAGGCTGAGATTCTGTTCAACGAGGCCCTGAGAATGCTGCAGTCGATGGCGCACCAGAACACCAACGTGGTGGACCGGATGAAGCTGATGCAGATCAGCAGGAACATG GCAGTTTGTCACCAGCCTCTGGAGTTTGCAGTCATGGTCAGGAACATCCTCAGAAATGAAAGCGCCATGATCAGCATG AATACACAGATACCCGCTCCAGAGCCGACCTTGCCCAGCATGCAGGATGTCGATCATCTGGTTCTGAAGGTGCTGGACGTGCAGGACACCAGGCAGAAGATGCATCAGCTGCAAGAAGAGCTCAACTGGGAGAAGCACAACTGTGAATCTTTCCAAg GGCCACAACAGCACAACGGACTCGACCAAAGAATGGCAGAAATCCAGAAGGTGCAGAGCAAGATCCAGCAGCTGGATTATAATTTGAAATCAATGGCAACG AAACGTttccagctgctgaaggagtGCATCAACTGTCTGGACCAGTGTCAGAGCCGTTTGATTAGCAGGCTGAAGTTGTGGAGGTGGGAGCAGCACAAGGCCACCATCGGTCATCCCTTTGATGACAACCTCAACCCCTTACAGACTTG GTGTGAGCAGCTGCTCGGGGTGAACGGGAAGTTGAGGCAGGAGTTGATGCTGATCGGAGAACCAATCCCAGAACTCCAGGAAAGACTTGGGCACCTTCTGCAAGTTCTGATTCAAAG CTCTCTTGTAGTGGAGAAGCAGCCCCCTCAGGTCATAAAGACCCAGTCAAAGTTCTCCACCACTGTGCGCTATCTGCTGGGAGAGAAAATAGCTCCCGGAAAGCCCGTGGTGCTGAAGGCTCAAATCATTAACGAATCTCAAGCCAAGAACCAGGGCAGCCTACCTGG TGATACTGTTGGGGAACTGATCAACAACACAGCCATCCTAGAACACAATACAGCCAGCAAGAGCACCTGTGCCACATTCAGGAACATG TCCATCAAGAAGATCAAGAGAGCCGACAGGAAAGGAACGGAATCAGTGACGGAGGAGAAATTTGCTCTGATTTTCTCCACAGAGATCACCATCACAGGCTGTGACACTCCTTATAGAATACAG ATGATCTCTCTGCCCCTGGTTGTCATTGTCCATGGTAGTCAGGACAACAACGCTTTGGCCACCATCATATGGGACTGTGCTTTTTGTGAACTA GACAGAGTTCCATTTGTGGTTCCCGAGTATGTTCCCTGGAGGAAGATGTACAACACTCTGAACAGCAAATTCACTTCTGAGgtccaaacaaaacacaacttgGACAAATGCAATCAGCACTTCTTGGCCCAAAAGATCTTTGACAAGCCGGATTATAACGGCGACTTCAGCAACATGATGGTTTCCTGGGCACAGTTTAATAAG GAGGTTCTTCCTGGTCGTATGTTCACTTTTTGGCAGTGGTTTGAGGGAGTGATGGAGCTGACCAAGAAGCACCTGAGGACCTACTGGAGCGAGAA GCTGATATTTGGTTTCATTGGGAAGCAGCACCTACACCTAATTCTCAAAGACAAGCCCAACGGAACATTCCTGCTTCGCTTCAGTGACTCCGAGATCGGAGGCATCACCATTGCATACGTATCTACGGCTGACA ATGGAGGACTGAAAATCCAAAACATCCAGCCCTTCACCAAGAGGGACCTTGAGATCCGCAGCCTCGGCGATCGCATCCTGGACATTAATCACATTACCCATTTGTATCCAAATTGTCCTAAACATGAAGTTTTCCAAAAATTCTACACAG AGCCCCAGGCGTCACCCTCTGGGGGTTATATCCCCGTATCTCTGCAAACCAAAGTTGGCAC GGAAGCTGCTTCAACTACGCATCAGACTCCCAGTATGGCAGGGGTCTGTCCGTCCCCCAGTATGGTCTGTCCGTCCCCCAGTATGGCAGGGGTCTGTCCGTCCCCCAGTATGGCAGGGGTCTGTCCCTCCCCCAGTATGGCAGGAGTCAATCCTTCTTCCAGTATGACAGTTGCTGGTGACACCTCACCCAGCAGTGTTGGCTACCCACT GAAccagttccagcagcagcaatatAACCACCAGGATTCCCTCCATCCAGACATGGATGTTGCAGCAAGTCCTCCTGTGGAATTCCTCCCTGTTCT CCCCACagataacatggataacatggatCTAGATATAGAGTCTTTTCTCCAGGATAACACCTGGAGGGAACCAGACATCTAG
- the LOC101068061 gene encoding prostaglandin E synthase 3-like isoform X2 yields MEIAQHAAARWYDRREAVFVEFCVEDSQDVKVNFDSSKFEFSCVTGAADKKHHNTVDLFSEINPKESKHKRTDRSVLCCLRKAQPGISWPRLTKLKEKVSWLSVDFNNWRNWEDDSDDDLSSFDKFSEMINKMGGDDLPDLEGVDDEKPTGDC; encoded by the exons ATGGAAAT TGCGCAGCATGCAGCAGCCCGATGGTATGACAGGAGGGAGGCAGTTTTTGTGGAGTTCTGCGTGGAGGACAGTCAAGATGTCAAAGTCAATTTTGACTCGTCCAAATTTGAGTTCAG CTGCGTCACCGGAGCGGCCGATAAAAAGCACCACAACACGGTGGACCTGTTCAGCGAGATCAACCCCAAA GAATCCAAACACAAGCGCACTGACAGATCGGTGCTGTGTTGTTTGAGGAAGGCGCAGCCGGGGATATCTTGGCCTCGGCTTACCAAACTCAAGGAGAAG GTCAGCTGGCTGAGTGTTGACTTCAACAACTGGAGGAATTGGGAAGATGATTCGGATGATGATTTGAGTAGTTTCGACAAATTCTCAGAG ATGATTAACAAGATGGGAGGTGATGATCTTCCAGATTTAGAAGGCGTGGATGATGAG AAACCCACGGGTGACTGTTGA
- the mipa gene encoding major intrinsic protein of lens fiber a has translation MWEFRSMSFWRAVLAEFYGTMFFVFFGLGAALRWTTGPLNVLHVAFCFGLAAATLIQSIGHISGGHINPAVTFAYLIGSQMSLFRAFFYIVAQCLGALAGAAVLYGVTPSNMRGNLALNTLQPGISLGMATTMEVFLTLQLVVCIFAVTDERRNGRLGSAALAIGFSVLMGHLLGMYYTGAGMNPARSFAPAVLVRNFVNHWVYWVGPMIGGAMGALLYDFMLFPRMRGLSERLATLKGTRPPEAEGQQETRGEPIELKTQAL, from the exons ATGTGGGAGTTCAGGTCCATGTCTTTCTGGCGGGCGGTGCTTGCAGAGTTTTACGGCACCATGTTCTTTGTGTTCTTCGGGCTCGGGGCGGCGCTCCGCTGGACCACCGGACCCCTCAATGTCCTCCACGTTGCCTTTTGCTTCGGGCTGGCGGCTGCCACCCTCATCCAGTCCATCGGCCACATCAGCGGCGGACACATCAACCCGGCCGTTACATTTGCCTACCTGATTGGCTCCCAGATGTCGCTGTTCCGGGCTTTCTTCTACATCGTGGCCCAGTGCCTTGGAGCGctggctggtgctgctgtgctctaCGGGGTGACGCCCAGCAACATGAGGGGAAACCTCGCCCTCAACACG CTGCAGCCAGGCATCAGCCTGGGAATGGCCACCACCATGGAGGTGTTCCTCACCCTGCAGCTCGTCGTCTGCATCTTCGCCGTGACCGATGAGAGGCGCAACGGACGCCTGGGTTCTGCCGCCTTGGCCATCGGCTTTTCCGTGCTCATGGGGCATCTCCTCGGG ATGTACTACACTGGAGCTGGAATGAACCCAGCCAGGTCCTTTGCCCCCGCTGTCCTGGTCAGAAATTTTGTCAACCACTGG GTCTACTGGGTGGGACCCATGATCGGCGGCGCCATGGGTGCTCTGCTATACGACTTCATGCTGTTCCCCCGCATGCGCGGTCTGTCTGAGAGGCTCGCTACGCTGAAGGGCACCCGGCCCCCGGAGGCCGAGGGCcagcaggagaccaggggagAGCCCATCGAGCTAAAGACACAGGCCCTATAA
- the stat6 gene encoding signal transducer and activator of transcription 6 isoform X2 yields MQDVDHLVLKVLDVQDTRQKMHQLQEELNWEKHNCESFQGPQQHNGLDQRMAEIQKVQSKIQQLDYNLKSMATKRFQLLKECINCLDQCQSRLISRLKLWRWEQHKATIGHPFDDNLNPLQTWCEQLLGVNGKLRQELMLIGEPIPELQERLGHLLQVLIQSSLVVEKQPPQVIKTQSKFSTTVRYLLGEKIAPGKPVVLKAQIINESQAKNQGSLPGDTVGELINNTAILEHNTASKSTCATFRNMSIKKIKRADRKGTESVTEEKFALIFSTEITITGCDTPYRIQMISLPLVVIVHGSQDNNALATIIWDCAFCELDRVPFVVPEYVPWRKMYNTLNSKFTSEVQTKHNLDKCNQHFLAQKIFDKPDYNGDFSNMMVSWAQFNKEVLPGRMFTFWQWFEGVMELTKKHLRTYWSEKLIFGFIGKQHLHLILKDKPNGTFLLRFSDSEIGGITIAYVSTADNGGLKIQNIQPFTKRDLEIRSLGDRILDINHITHLYPNCPKHEVFQKFYTEPQASPSGGYIPVSLQTKVGTEAASTTHQTPSMAGVCPSPSMVCPSPSMAGVCPSPSMAGVCPSPSMAGVNPSSSMTVAGDTSPSSVGYPLNQFQQQQYNHQDSLHPDMDVAASPPVEFLPVLPTDNMDNMDLDIESFLQDNTWREPDI; encoded by the exons ATGCAGGATGTCGATCATCTGGTTCTGAAGGTGCTGGACGTGCAGGACACCAGGCAGAAGATGCATCAGCTGCAAGAAGAGCTCAACTGGGAGAAGCACAACTGTGAATCTTTCCAAg GGCCACAACAGCACAACGGACTCGACCAAAGAATGGCAGAAATCCAGAAGGTGCAGAGCAAGATCCAGCAGCTGGATTATAATTTGAAATCAATGGCAACG AAACGTttccagctgctgaaggagtGCATCAACTGTCTGGACCAGTGTCAGAGCCGTTTGATTAGCAGGCTGAAGTTGTGGAGGTGGGAGCAGCACAAGGCCACCATCGGTCATCCCTTTGATGACAACCTCAACCCCTTACAGACTTG GTGTGAGCAGCTGCTCGGGGTGAACGGGAAGTTGAGGCAGGAGTTGATGCTGATCGGAGAACCAATCCCAGAACTCCAGGAAAGACTTGGGCACCTTCTGCAAGTTCTGATTCAAAG CTCTCTTGTAGTGGAGAAGCAGCCCCCTCAGGTCATAAAGACCCAGTCAAAGTTCTCCACCACTGTGCGCTATCTGCTGGGAGAGAAAATAGCTCCCGGAAAGCCCGTGGTGCTGAAGGCTCAAATCATTAACGAATCTCAAGCCAAGAACCAGGGCAGCCTACCTGG TGATACTGTTGGGGAACTGATCAACAACACAGCCATCCTAGAACACAATACAGCCAGCAAGAGCACCTGTGCCACATTCAGGAACATG TCCATCAAGAAGATCAAGAGAGCCGACAGGAAAGGAACGGAATCAGTGACGGAGGAGAAATTTGCTCTGATTTTCTCCACAGAGATCACCATCACAGGCTGTGACACTCCTTATAGAATACAG ATGATCTCTCTGCCCCTGGTTGTCATTGTCCATGGTAGTCAGGACAACAACGCTTTGGCCACCATCATATGGGACTGTGCTTTTTGTGAACTA GACAGAGTTCCATTTGTGGTTCCCGAGTATGTTCCCTGGAGGAAGATGTACAACACTCTGAACAGCAAATTCACTTCTGAGgtccaaacaaaacacaacttgGACAAATGCAATCAGCACTTCTTGGCCCAAAAGATCTTTGACAAGCCGGATTATAACGGCGACTTCAGCAACATGATGGTTTCCTGGGCACAGTTTAATAAG GAGGTTCTTCCTGGTCGTATGTTCACTTTTTGGCAGTGGTTTGAGGGAGTGATGGAGCTGACCAAGAAGCACCTGAGGACCTACTGGAGCGAGAA GCTGATATTTGGTTTCATTGGGAAGCAGCACCTACACCTAATTCTCAAAGACAAGCCCAACGGAACATTCCTGCTTCGCTTCAGTGACTCCGAGATCGGAGGCATCACCATTGCATACGTATCTACGGCTGACA ATGGAGGACTGAAAATCCAAAACATCCAGCCCTTCACCAAGAGGGACCTTGAGATCCGCAGCCTCGGCGATCGCATCCTGGACATTAATCACATTACCCATTTGTATCCAAATTGTCCTAAACATGAAGTTTTCCAAAAATTCTACACAG AGCCCCAGGCGTCACCCTCTGGGGGTTATATCCCCGTATCTCTGCAAACCAAAGTTGGCAC GGAAGCTGCTTCAACTACGCATCAGACTCCCAGTATGGCAGGGGTCTGTCCGTCCCCCAGTATGGTCTGTCCGTCCCCCAGTATGGCAGGGGTCTGTCCGTCCCCCAGTATGGCAGGGGTCTGTCCCTCCCCCAGTATGGCAGGAGTCAATCCTTCTTCCAGTATGACAGTTGCTGGTGACACCTCACCCAGCAGTGTTGGCTACCCACT GAAccagttccagcagcagcaatatAACCACCAGGATTCCCTCCATCCAGACATGGATGTTGCAGCAAGTCCTCCTGTGGAATTCCTCCCTGTTCT CCCCACagataacatggataacatggatCTAGATATAGAGTCTTTTCTCCAGGATAACACCTGGAGGGAACCAGACATCTAG
- the LOC101068061 gene encoding prostaglandin E synthase 3-like isoform X1 gives MEIAQHAAARWYDRREAVFVEFCVEDSQDVKVNFDSSKFEFSCVTGAADKKHHNTVDLFSEINPKESKHKRTDRSVLCCLRKAQPGISWPRLTKLKEKVSWLSVDFNNWRNWEDDSDDDLSSFDKFSEMINKMGGDDLPDLEGVDDETSLFQKPTGDC, from the exons ATGGAAAT TGCGCAGCATGCAGCAGCCCGATGGTATGACAGGAGGGAGGCAGTTTTTGTGGAGTTCTGCGTGGAGGACAGTCAAGATGTCAAAGTCAATTTTGACTCGTCCAAATTTGAGTTCAG CTGCGTCACCGGAGCGGCCGATAAAAAGCACCACAACACGGTGGACCTGTTCAGCGAGATCAACCCCAAA GAATCCAAACACAAGCGCACTGACAGATCGGTGCTGTGTTGTTTGAGGAAGGCGCAGCCGGGGATATCTTGGCCTCGGCTTACCAAACTCAAGGAGAAG GTCAGCTGGCTGAGTGTTGACTTCAACAACTGGAGGAATTGGGAAGATGATTCGGATGATGATTTGAGTAGTTTCGACAAATTCTCAGAG ATGATTAACAAGATGGGAGGTGATGATCTTCCAGATTTAGAAGGCGTGGATGATGAG ACGTCTCTCTTCCAGAAACCCACGGGTGACTGTTGA
- the LOC101068061 gene encoding prostaglandin E synthase 3-like isoform X3, with product MEIAQHAAARWYDRREAVFVEFCVEDSQDVKVNFDSSKFEFSCVTGAADKKHHNTVDLFSEINPKESKHKRTDRSVLCCLRKAQPGISWPRLTKLKEKVSWLSVDFNNWRNWEDDSDDDLSSFDKFSEMINKMGGDDLPDLEGVDDEVETHG from the exons ATGGAAAT TGCGCAGCATGCAGCAGCCCGATGGTATGACAGGAGGGAGGCAGTTTTTGTGGAGTTCTGCGTGGAGGACAGTCAAGATGTCAAAGTCAATTTTGACTCGTCCAAATTTGAGTTCAG CTGCGTCACCGGAGCGGCCGATAAAAAGCACCACAACACGGTGGACCTGTTCAGCGAGATCAACCCCAAA GAATCCAAACACAAGCGCACTGACAGATCGGTGCTGTGTTGTTTGAGGAAGGCGCAGCCGGGGATATCTTGGCCTCGGCTTACCAAACTCAAGGAGAAG GTCAGCTGGCTGAGTGTTGACTTCAACAACTGGAGGAATTGGGAAGATGATTCGGATGATGATTTGAGTAGTTTCGACAAATTCTCAGAG ATGATTAACAAGATGGGAGGTGATGATCTTCCAGATTTAGAAGGCGTGGATGATGAGGTTG AAACCCACGGGTGA